GAATAATGCATCATAAGCGAACGCCCACCGTCTTGACGGGCCTTTGTGACTTGGAGGCTCGACGGATAATAAAAGCTCGTAATAAAAATAGTTAACAGCTCATATTCTTGTTGTAAACTGCTCCTTGTGCTCTTTTACCTCGTGCAACTTGCTTCAGGCCCTCGCCCTTGGGAGCTCCTCCTGATGAGTACTTCTATCTACCGCCACTTGAGAAACAATAAGTTTTTGAACTTGTTGGAAATCCAAAAGCAAACTATGAGATGCTGTATGCATAGCTCGCTCTCCAACATTTTTGCACAAATGATCTAAAATGGGTATAGGTAGTGACCTACACGCTCGATTTCTCTGACTTTTTTGCATACAAGCCAGACATAAACGAATTGATGATAGCTTTCCTGGTACTTAGTGAACTTTCACCAAACCTTCTGTAATACCTCCCCGTATCTATTGTAAATATTAGTACAGCCGAGAGTCTACGGAAAAATCTGCCCGTTGTGTTGGTCCAACGACTTTGAATTGATTCCAAGATGTATTCGGCTCTCAAGGCGTTTACAATAACTTGAGCTATAAGCTTGCTACTCGTAATCTACACGTTGCCTCGTTGGGACTAAATTGTACCTATGACCCATTTCTGAGTTCAAGCCTACCAACCATTGAAGCATCTTCATTTCAACTTGAGCCTTAGTGAGTTGCATCCTCTTCGGTGTGCAGAAATAAATCGATAATAGAAAAATGCATATACAAAACTAATACAAGACGCGTTCAATAAATAAGTAATGACAGGGTGAGTAAAGTGAGTAGAGAGGTCAGGGTACAAGAGCTTGAAAGAGCCCTTTATATACCTTAACAACTCTCTTGAGTCATACCGTAGAAAGCTGCGCTTTCTACGGCGCATCTATATAGTGACTCAACATttgactcgattactgcGATAGAATATACTAGATTGTTTTAGTATCTACGAGGTATTTCTACACGGTGCGCTCGCAATCTATTATGTGCATTTGACCCCACAGACACAGGGTGCAACAAACAAAATAAATACTCAAAATCCACCCAAGATACTAGATTTAATATCCAAGTTGTCAGTTTAAGTGTAACTCTAATCAGCCCGTGCATCTATCTTACTACTTGACACTGGATCCAGCTTACATGTTCAATGCGCCAGTTGATTCGCCTCCCTGCATACCTCCAATACGATACATAATGCTTCTAGAGTACGTTTATTGACTCTAGCCGTGTCGGCTTCTTTCGAAGAGGATACGATTCTGAGCTCTCGAGGCCATATGGAAATAGTCTTTGGATTTGTATACTTCCTTTACTTGTTCGGCTGCGTCTGCCTGGGTTTGTAGAACGACTTTGTTGTGCATGTTTGCGTTTTTGACGAGGGAGTTGAGAAAGCTCTTGTTGGTTCTAGGAGCATTACTGTCTGTGCTGAGAAGCTGTCAGCTACAATAGGTTCTGCTACAATCTCACTCACTATCCGGGTTTTggtatatatgcgcgcatACAACCTTTAGAATAGTTTGTAGCTTTGGTCTTTGCTTCCTTCAATATCAACTCTGCCACATGCTGATCCAATTCTTCGTCGGTTACAGTAGGAGGCACTGAAGCGCCCATTGAAGCTTAGACCAGcaaattgacaacattggCAGCATTGTGTATTGAGCAAAGAATTAGATACCATTGTTTCAGAATACCAGCAAGAAATGTACGGTTGAGATGCTACAATAGCTCAGCTCATGGACAGTGTGTATACAGTGGTCGTGCTCCCCACGCTGGCAGTATGTTCACGTGACAGCCAACATATACGATGCGGAAATGCTGGGCATACTACTAGCGTTCATGAAAGCAAAACACATAGCCGAAAACCAAGGTTATCGTAAAATTCGTATATATTGCGATAACCAGGCTGCTGTGAAAGCCATCGCCGACCTCTCACGACACCCGGGCCAATATGCGTCTAGAGTATTCGTCCccgccgccaaggcattcATCGAGGGACATCCAGAACGATCCATACATATCACCTGGACGCCCGGGCACAACGGGGTCGAAGGCAACGAAACTGCGGACCGTCTGGCTAACGAAGGGGCTAGAGTTATCCCGACCCCAATCTTCAATCGCACCATTACATGGGCGAGAGAACAGGCCACCCTCAAGACCGTACGCTCATGGAAGAAAGCATGGCACGAACACGCAGAGCTCAGAGTCAACTCGAAATACTACATCCCCCGCCCACCTGCTCTCAAGCTACACCCGATCTTCAATACCAGCAAGCTGGGCAGGGACCTCGAGTGTCGCCTCGTGCAATACCTCACGGGGCACGGACATTACGGAGAGTACCACGCTCAATTTCACCATGACGTCGATCCCAGGTGCGCCTGTGGGGAATCGGACGAGACCATCTTTCATTTAACCACCTCCTGTCCCGCTACGGCGGGACACAGGGGGACACTTAGTGAGT
The Rhizoctonia solani chromosome 8, complete sequence DNA segment above includes these coding regions:
- a CDS encoding Reverse transcriptase from mobile element jockey protein, whose translation is MKAKHIAENQGYRKIRIYCDNQAAVKAIADLSRHPGQYASRVFVPAAKAFIEGHPERSIHITWTPGHNGVEGNETADRLANEGARVIPTPIFNRTITWAREQATLKTVRSWKKAWHEHAELRVNSKYYIPRPPALKLHPIFNTSKLGRDLECRLVQYLTGHGHYGEYHAQFHHDVDPRCACGESDETIFHLTTSCPATAGHRGTLSEFSTNINDPTLFGSLAGLEAVAKFIARTGIGRRRGGPQAAAQTM